The window TTGCTCCCAGGCTGAGAAATGCGCACCACGTGACTGTATAACCCAATCAGGTGTGCGGAGCGGCGTTAAGCGCTGACGTCATCACAACGCGCAAACACGGAGGATgccgggagatgtagttttagtagggaaaaaaaaaaaaaagacttcccgGACGTGAGGAGGAGTGTAAACAGCCCGGAGCCCAGAGCTGGAGTCCCGGGGCAACCGGAGCCCCGGGATAAGGGGATGGGGAACTGCCTGTCATCACAGACCGCAGATGATCTGTCCCTGCTCAACGACTCGGACGGGGTCAGCTTACCCGGGGAGCCCCCACCTCCATACCAGGTGATCGCCTCCTCCATCATGGATCCGGGTCAGGTGGATAGAACAGTCATGGCCTCTCATATGTATCTGtatgctgtgtgatgtcattatttaCTGCAGTGTGTGACGTCATCAGGTGCATACACAGGTGTCAATCTATGGGGCCCTAGACAATCACAGTGTGTGTACATGGTGAGAGCTGAAGTGTCcagacatgccgggagttgtcattttgcaacagctggaggcaccctgcttggaaaacattaATCTATCTATCATACACTGCTcaagaaaataaagggaacacttaggggataagatatctaggggcggagtacccctttatcgaaaggataggggataagatgtcagattgcggaggtcccgccgctggggacccctgggatctccgctgcaggaCCCCCCTGTTGCGGCTTCCTGCAGCGCTTGAGGCTCTCATCCTGTGATGTGAGATccagacgtcacgactccgccccgtgtgatgtcccaccctgccccctcaatgcaagtctatgggagaggggcatgacggctgtcacgccccctcccatagacttgcattgaggggcggggcgtgacgtcacacgggggcggagtcgtgacattacgatctcacgtcaccgtggtcgggagccgaatactccagcgtttccggaatccgcaacaggtgggtcctgcagcctaTAAGGGGATAACTATGATAAATATTCCACAGTTGGTTCGCTCCAATGATGTTCACACACAAAAGAACAATCTGTGTAAAATGCTCAGTTTATTAAACTTATATCAAAAATTACAagacaaatatttaaaaaaaaaggatggaatATTAAAAATAAGGCACTGACATGACAATACAGAAAAGTGAAGATAGCAGGATAAGCACATACACAtggaaaaagggaaaaacagATCTTGGAGGAAACCCAGCGGGCACATCACTCAGATAAGTCACTTGTAAGACAAAGTATTATAATGACCAAATATAGAGAGGTGTATAAAGCAATGGAAACATCACGTGAAAAAAGCGTAAACTACACACAAAACTGCTGAAACTCCATAAGACATCCTGCCATGTTCTCTGCCAACCTACCAGCTCCAACCCCAACCTACGTTTCACGTTGTGCTTCATCAGGGGACGTGACTCATATGTATTTATCTATTGTCTGTCTAAAATAGCAACACACATCTAAGCCATAGTGGCACTGACTTACTCAGGTCCTATCACTCTTggcattattattctttttttattttacttaatttTCAGGAGCGGGAGCCTGTTCCTGTCTACCACCCCACACCCAGCCAGACCCGCCTAGCTACACAGCTGACCGAGGAAGAACAAGTGTGGATCGCCCAGAGGATCGGCCTTATACAGCACCTACCTAAAGGCAGATATGACCCGGGGTCCGAACCCTCCGAGAAGAAACCAAAAGAGTAAGTGATATTACATTGCCTCTGTGACTTTGACTGccccctgtgtacaagaatataactactataatactgccccctgtgtacaagaatataactactataatactgccccctgtgtacaagaatataactactataatactgccccctgtgtacaaggaatataacttctataatactgcctcctatatacaagaatatgactactataatactgcttcctatatacaagaatataactcctataatactgcctcctatatacaagaatataactactataatactgctcctatatacaagaatataactactataatactgctcttatatacaagaatataactactataatactgctcctatatacaagaatatatctactataatactgctcctatatacaagaatataactactataatactgctcctatatacaagaatataactactataatactgctcctatacacaagaatataactactataatactgctcctatatatacaagaatataactactataatactgctcctatgtacaagaatataactactataatactgcctcctatatacaagaatataactactataatactgctcctatatacaagaatataactactataataccacccctatatacaagaatataactactagaatactgcctcctatatacaagaatataactactataatactgcctcctatatacaagaatatatctactataatacagcccctatatgcaagaatataactactataatactgcttctatatacaagaatataactactataatactgctcctatatacaagaatataactactataatactgctcctatgtacaagaatataactactataatactgcttctatatacaagaatataactactataatactgctcctatgtataagaatataactactataatactggtcctatatacaacaatataactactataatactgcctcctatatacaagaatataactactataatactgcctcctatatacaagaatataactactataatactgctcctatatacaagaatataactactataatactgctcctatatacaagaatatatctactataatactgccctccatGGATAATGATGGATACCACACTGATTACTGATAAGTGTTGTGATTGGGCGGTTCTGTCTCTACAGGTGTGTGATCTGTATGATGGATTTCGTCAGCGGGGATCCCGTACGCTTCCTGCCTTGTATGCACGTCTACCACATGGAGTGTATAGATAACTGGCTGATGCGCTCGTTCACGTGTCCG is drawn from Hyla sarda isolate aHylSar1 chromosome 4, aHylSar1.hap1, whole genome shotgun sequence and contains these coding sequences:
- the LOC130367706 gene encoding RING finger protein 11-like, giving the protein MGNCLSSQTADDLSLLNDSDGVSLPGEPPPPYQEREPVPVYHPTPSQTRLATQLTEEEQVWIAQRIGLIQHLPKGRYDPGSEPSEKKPKECVICMMDFVSGDPVRFLPCMHVYHMECIDNWLMRSFTCPSCMEPVDAALLSSYETS